The Populus alba chromosome 13, ASM523922v2, whole genome shotgun sequence genome contains the following window.
cccccccctggAAGCAAgctcctttaatttttatgtagttATTTTTATGGTAAGGTAGAATTTGAATATGTCCTTTATTGATGCCTTCAAAACCAACTATGTTTATGTAATAACCAGATAAATAACCtttttgaaatatgaaataGAGCAGGATGTAGCTTTAAGtaatgaaaaaatgaattttaaatgaaTACCTTTCACAACATGTATTTTTTCACCACTTTTAGGATTCCATATCCTCAAGGATGCATCATCAGAACCAGTACAGATTGTTTTACCTGAAGCAGGCAGATagggagaaaaaaagatgaaagaaataGATCCAATGCAAGCTAAATCTAAAggtcttcaaaaaaaaaaaaacaagataaggaGTAGTTTAATACCATCAGGAGTAAAATCACCACAGGTAACACTTGCTTCATGTCCTGCAAATGAATTAAGATAGGCACCTTTGTCAGCATTCCACATCCAAACAGTCTTGTCCTCGGAACCAGCCAACACAAGATGCCCTTTTGGATGCCATCTGACCCACTGAGAAACCACAAAGTTGATACCCAGACTCAGACATAAAACAGAATAAATAGGTGCAAGTAAATTCAGTAAGCACATTCACCTCAATGCCCTCATCAGGACCTTCGAGTGCACATTTAAGGTTTCCCGACGAAGCATCCCAAATTTGAACAATCCCATCAAACCCTCCAGATGCAAGCAACTGTCCATCACTACTAAATGTTAAACTAGACACAGATTCCTTATGACCTgtcaaaaaatttctaaaacgTTAACTTAGAAAGACACAATATCAAAATCACGCACATATAGTAACCACAGAAAAAGACCTCGCTTCATTGACAGGCACTAAAGCACGTATCAAGACcaacaaaaagtaaaaaaatcttaaagccctttttttttttcaatgaattaGAGATCatcattaattaagaaaaaaaaaagcaggttACTCAAGACAAAGCAAACAGAAGAAATCaactaataacaataaaaaaaaatgcatgaatggAGCAGTTACTAAATAGAAAAGATTCCAACGGCTATAGAGATCATACCTTTGAGCTCAGCAGCCCAATCTCCAAGACCAATCTTCCAAAGAAACCCTTTGTCATCTCCTCCACCAGTCGCTACTAGCAAAGGGTCTGCTGGACTGCAGGCAACTGTATAGAGTTCACctacatgcaaaaaaaaaaaaaaaacagaaacaacaaTACTTCATTACTTTCCTTAATccaacaaattaaaacagaataaatacatttttagcTATTATTTCATAATCGTTTGGTTGattacaaaaaagaattaattactttttcgtttttagtttcatttaatTCGTATACTTCTCTAAATCCAAATAATAGAAttgggtttcttttttattttgaaaattaattaatttcattataaaaagaGATGGAGActtcaaagggaaaaaaaaacccactggTATGACCGGTAAATATGTGCATAGAATCATCCGTGTCGTCGTTGTCGTCGTCATCCGCATCAGGAAGGTCTACAAATTCGTGAATTATTTATCAATCCactataaaataacaataacttgattaataaaataatgataatttaatcaataccttcttcaTCGACGGTGACTTCGTGGATGATATCGGAATCATCAAGGAAAACTTCGACTTGATCGTCTTCTTCGTCGTCATGAAATGATCGATTTGGACCGTTCATTTTTcgccttttttaattatttattttaatttccgTGTGTATGGCAATGCCTTGGCGTTTGCTAGAGAGGAGAGGAATGAGAGGTTTTAGCTAGGGTTTTGCTCTTGTATCTGTAACTGCAGTTGCTCATTGAAATGGCGCGTGCAGCTACAGCAATCatgtgtttctgtttttttcccccCTTGATTTTCACACGTGTGGAGTTAGTTCTTTAATCTTTTGAGTGATGGCTAATTTTcgccttgttttttatttaatcttgaaaaagaataaatattccATGGCTTTTTAGGAATATAAATgccaaaattatatattttctctgaTATTTAGAGCTTGAAAATCCCAAACAAATatgtattttgaatataaacaaaaattcaaatccaaaatttgtagaaaaatagccattttaatcaaactaaagagataaatctaaaaatttaatacatGTTAGTTCAAAACATCTACGAatttagatgataaaaaatgattattgattttttttattaaaataatatatttaaatttaattattctcaTTAAAAATTTCTCATATAGACATCTCTATTTTggttccaaataaaaaaaaaaccgttggTTAATATCATtcataagatatatatatatatatatatatatatatatatatatatatatatccacaagagacacattattattattattaaagtcgcgccaaaaaaataaataggtcaCTCAATCTCTATTAACCCATCAGCGTGATCCACACGTCAGTGTACGCAGATAAGTGGCTTATTCTCTACCTAAGAAGATAACCCCCGCTGCTTCCACCACCCTCCATTCCTCTCTCAAACCCCCCCATTCTCTCCAAGAAAACACTTCACCGATCAAAACAATCTCCGCCCCTCTCCTCTATCTCTCCTCCGCCACTGTTACCATGGCATCAGCACTCCAAAATGCCGCCGTTTCACTCCAATCCAAAATCCCACCATCAGCCAGGCTGCCAACAAACTTCACCTCCCCGAAACCTCTCAGCCTCTCCTTCTCCGCCACTTTCCCTTCCCTCAACCTCTCCCCCACAACCACCCTCCGCCTCCGTGGTGGCTCGGCCTTGGGGACCAAAATGTCAGCCACAGCAGCAGGAAGTTACGCTGCAGCGCTAGCTGACTTGGCAAAATCCAACAACACATTAGATGCTACCTCGTCTGACATGGGCAAAGTAGAGAAACTCTTTTCAGACACAGCAGTCTATGAATTCTTTGCTAACCCGACAGTAGACACAGAACAGAAACGCCAAATGGTCGATGAGTTTGCCAAGTCCTCACCTCTCCAACCCCATACAGTAAACTTCGTTAATATACTTATAGATGCAAAGAGGATTGATTTGGTTAAAGACATAGTGAAAGAATTTGAGATGGTTTACAACAGGTTGACGGATACAGAGCTCGCTGTGGTGAGCTCAGTGGTGCCTTTGGAGTCGCAGCATCTGGCACAGATAGCAAAACAAGTGCAGAAACTGACAGGAGCCAAGAATGTAAGGGTTAAGCCAGTGATTGACCCTAGTTTGGTTGCTGGGTTTACTGTAAGGTATGGAAATTCAGGGTCCAAGTTGATTGATATGAGCGTGAAGAAACAGTTGGAGGAGATAGCTGCTCAGCTTGATTTAAGTGATATTGAATTTGCTGCTTAATTAGTGATCTATGTTGAGTTTATTttgaatatgatatttttaactaaaacgatatttcttttagtttttttattaaaaacttaaacaatAAAGAAATGGATTAATCTATTAATTATGGTTGATCttataactataatttaaaTCAGAAATTAGCTTTAAATACTTAGCTCCATCCTTGTACTAAGCGTTGTTTGGGCAGCTAGAGCATTTAAATGTACAAAAATTTGTTTGGATAGTGGAAGATTGGATGGAGCATGCAATCCACGCTCCAACATGTGAGGGAAGTTATTGCGCTTTGATTGAACATATAAACAAGTAACGGTATCGTTTTGGtagccttttctttcttcttcttctctctctcttgtctctcttctcttctctttggtTTTCTCACACTGGTTCTAAAATAGCAGGTGgctgtcattttattttttttaatttctcatcaaccaaacactttaaaacaaaaacaaaccttaaaaaatctcaagacTTTCACTCGCTTTTTTGCCTCTCTTTGACAGCTCCCACATGAAAATCCTGTCTCCCTCACTCcacttttgaatttgaaaattgtgacccaaaacctaaaatttaaaatgcaaagaaaataaataggcCAGATGGGTTCTGTGCCGTGGAGGTCAGGATAAAAGGTAAAACACGAAAATAGAACTACTAGCTCATTGTCTTATTATTAATGCGACTTTTGTTTTATAATCCCACCATAAGCTTCCATCTTCTATACAGTAAACAAATATCATTaccattaataattattatttttattaatataattattattttcccgtaactttataatattatttcctTTACAACAACCATCATTATTACCACTATAACCtcacctttatatatatatatatcattaccatcttataattaaaataactatcATTTTAACATTATCAAGATTAGTACAACAACCACCATTCTATGACCATCTATAACCACCATATAAGgaaatataattattcaaaggttttaatttgttctgtttggtttggataaaaaaatctaactaaattattttttttaattataaactaaattgaacgaaaaaaaaacttggattggttttatatttgttaagatGAATAAGTTCACTTTAAGAAGCTTTTAGGTGGTCTTTTTTTGATAGATTTTGATTTAATAGGTCTTTAgtttataataagttttttttttatttaattttgtttagtttgaattgggttggtttttttagtttctaaagTCTAAaaccaaattttcttttaaattttataattgaaattacCCAACAAATTCAGAAAATCATTTGGTTCAATTGTTTCAAGATGGTTTATATCCATATTTCTGAATTATAATTGGTTAATTTGCTCACCCATAACACCAAAGTCCTTGAATGAAGTCCATCCTTTTGAAGTCATTCAAGGAAACTATGAAAGGATTGGTGTTATTATCAATAAATTGTATGTCAATCCAAGAGAGAGATGCATGATCTAACATGACAATATTGGAATTGGGTTTGTAGATgctttccttcttcttcaatGGTTCAATTTTGGAATGTCCAATCTCTCCACCATGTGGGTGAAACGTCTAATGTTAGGCAGGGAGGACTGACAAGTAGTGCATGTTGTCAGTGATTTATCGTGCTACCTTTGTGCTAGGTTAGGGTTTATTATTCCGGGAGTGtgataaatattgtaatttaaaatatttttttatatattttttaagatttattttttatattaatgtatcaaaatcatttaaaaacaaaaaaatttaatttaaaacaaaaaaattaattttttttaaaacatgattgaaCACAATCTCAAAAACACCCTAACTAGGTTAATTAAAAAGGAGTTGTGGCAATCTTGAGGCTAGCTCTTCTAGtcaaattttatgttgtttctCAATGGTTACGAGTTTGAGTCTTCTCAAGGTCGTTGGAggcttatatgattgttaactttagaGCATGTGAGATTATTCGAGATGCATGCAAACTAGCTCGAATAccgatattaataataaaaaaaggataaaaaaagaaatttgtagtatttaatattagatttttttttaaagcatttttgaaatgcaaatgaGTGGAAcgactagagttttttttttttaatctaataacaAATTTGtagtatttaatattaggatttttctaattattaaatgaaaaataacgatactcttgtaaatatatatttttaattgattttttttac
Protein-coding sequences here:
- the LOC118043659 gene encoding ATP synthase subunit delta, chloroplastic, which codes for MASALQNAAVSLQSKIPPSARLPTNFTSPKPLSLSFSATFPSLNLSPTTTLRLRGGSALGTKMSATAAGSYAAALADLAKSNNTLDATSSDMGKVEKLFSDTAVYEFFANPTVDTEQKRQMVDEFAKSSPLQPHTVNFVNILIDAKRIDLVKDIVKEFEMVYNRLTDTELAVVSSVVPLESQHLAQIAKQVQKLTGAKNVRVKPVIDPSLVAGFTVRYGNSGSKLIDMSVKKQLEEIAAQLDLSDIEFAA
- the LOC118043658 gene encoding uncharacterized protein — encoded protein: MNGPNRSFHDDEEDDQVEVFLDDSDIIHEVTVDEEDLPDADDDDNDDTDDSMHIFTGHTSELYTVACSPADPLLVATGGGDDKGFLWKIGLGDWAAELKGHKESVSSLTFSSDGQLLASGGFDGIVQIWDASSGNLKCALEGPDEGIEWVRWHPKGHLVLAGSEDKTVWMWNADKGAYLNSFAGHEASVTCGDFTPDGKTICTGSDDASLRIWNPKSGEKIHVVKGHPYHTDGLTCLALSSDSNLAITGSKDNSVHIVNITTGRVVSSLVSHSDSVECVGLAPSSPWAATGGLDQKLIIWDLQHSLPRASCEHKDGVTCLAWLGASRYVATGCVDGKVRLWDSLSGDCIRIFSGHADAVQSLSISANQDYLVSGSSDGTARVFEIAEFK